In one window of Chryseobacterium viscerum DNA:
- a CDS encoding hemin-degrading factor yields the protein MSTLVNDLKEKWEALKAENPHIRIRNAAAQLGVSEAELLLTSVGEEVTVLNADFPGILTEAEQLGKVMALTRNDECVHERKGTYLNGDFSSPHAQLFVGEDIDLRIFLNHWKFAFAVVEGDKKSLQFFGKDGLALHKIYLTKNSNEEAFDALVGKFKAEDQNQAFVFEAAAPKQAEKADTEIDVEGFKKAWTELKDTHDFFMMTRKYGVSRTQALRLAPEGFAKKIDNAKVVNILEDASEKNTPIMVFVGNRGIIQIHTGNVKKTLWHQQWFNVMDPDFNLHLDVTKIAEAWIVKKPTEDGEVTAIEVFNKEGDFIVQFFGKRKPGIPELQEWKDLVAGLEK from the coding sequence ATGAGCACATTAGTTAATGATTTAAAGGAAAAATGGGAGGCTCTGAAAGCAGAAAACCCACACATAAGAATAAGAAATGCCGCTGCACAGTTAGGGGTAAGTGAAGCAGAATTATTATTGACCAGTGTAGGAGAAGAGGTAACTGTTTTAAACGCAGATTTCCCGGGAATTCTTACAGAAGCTGAGCAATTGGGAAAAGTAATGGCTCTTACCCGTAATGATGAATGTGTTCACGAAAGAAAAGGAACTTACCTGAATGGAGATTTCAGCAGCCCGCACGCACAGCTTTTTGTTGGAGAAGACATTGATCTTAGAATTTTCCTTAACCACTGGAAGTTTGCTTTTGCAGTAGTGGAAGGAGATAAGAAGAGTCTTCAGTTTTTTGGAAAAGATGGTCTGGCATTGCACAAGATCTATCTGACAAAAAACAGTAACGAAGAAGCTTTCGATGCATTGGTTGGGAAGTTCAAAGCAGAAGATCAGAATCAGGCTTTTGTATTTGAAGCGGCGGCTCCAAAACAGGCTGAAAAAGCAGATACTGAAATAGATGTGGAAGGCTTCAAAAAAGCCTGGACAGAATTGAAAGATACTCATGATTTCTTCATGATGACAAGAAAATATGGTGTAAGCAGAACACAGGCACTAAGATTAGCTCCGGAAGGATTTGCTAAGAAAATTGATAATGCTAAAGTGGTCAACATCCTTGAGGATGCTTCTGAAAAAAATACACCGATCATGGTTTTCGTTGGAAACAGAGGAATTATTCAGATTCATACAGGGAACGTGAAGAAAACACTTTGGCACCAGCAATGGTTCAACGTAATGGATCCTGATTTCAACTTACACCTTGATGTAACGAAAATTGCAGAAGCATGGATCGTTAAAAAACCAACTGAAGACGGAGAAGTAACAGCTATCGAGGTATTCAACAAAGAAGGAGACTTTATCGTTCAGTTCTTTGGAAAAAGGAAACCTGGAATTCCTGAGCTTCAGGAGTGGAAGGACCTTGTAGCAGGATTAGAAAAATAA
- a CDS encoding class I SAM-dependent methyltransferase — translation MEKEELKILAQNLANPQGGKGIEIGEMMNATNISMTLESIRTLVMEDDQHILEIGHGNAGHLKSIMSLAKNLRYTGIDISETMHNEAKRLNKEFERQAEFVLYEGKKLPFQDRTFDKIFTVNTVYFWENPVEFLNEIYRVLKDDGTFVLTFGQRDFMEKLPFTEYDFTLYSNNEMEELISKSHFKRMKISEKEEEIKSKTGEETIQRIYTILTIKK, via the coding sequence ATGGAAAAAGAAGAACTTAAAATCCTTGCACAGAATCTTGCCAATCCTCAGGGCGGAAAAGGTATTGAGATTGGTGAGATGATGAATGCTACAAACATCAGCATGACGCTAGAAAGTATCAGAACCCTTGTAATGGAAGACGATCAGCATATCCTTGAAATAGGACACGGCAATGCCGGGCACCTGAAAAGTATCATGAGTCTTGCTAAAAACCTCAGATATACTGGGATTGATATTTCTGAAACCATGCATAATGAGGCCAAAAGACTCAATAAAGAATTTGAAAGACAGGCAGAATTCGTCTTGTATGAAGGTAAGAAGCTTCCTTTTCAGGACAGAACTTTCGATAAAATATTTACAGTCAATACCGTTTATTTCTGGGAAAATCCGGTAGAATTTTTAAATGAGATCTACAGGGTTTTAAAAGATGACGGAACATTCGTTCTTACATTCGGGCAAAGAGATTTCATGGAGAAACTTCCGTTCACAGAATATGATTTCACCCTGTACAGCAACAATGAAATGGAAGAACTGATTTCCAAAAGCCATTTTAAAAGAATGAAAATTTCCGAAAAAGAAGAAGAAATAAAAAGTAAAACAGGAGAAGAAACAATACAAAGAATTTATACAATTTTAACCATAAAAAAATAA
- a CDS encoding heme ABC transporter ATP-binding protein — protein sequence MIKAHQINYLHKNFKILDSVDVSLGYGEFLAIVGPNGAGKSSLLSVLANEVKEGKTNIVFKEKSIADWAVKELSQHKAKFSQHNSNEIPLQVKDVVMMGRYPYFDAQPGKEDLEAMNNMMYETDIFHLKDRDYNTLSGGEKQRVHLSRVMAQLQNEITHKLVFLDEPLNNLDIKHQYKALEIIKNFTKKANSAIVVLHDLNLAAQFADKILLMKSGKVSAFGTPQEVFTAENISKAYNFPCTICGHPITNNPMIIFG from the coding sequence ATGATAAAAGCACATCAAATTAATTATCTGCACAAGAATTTTAAAATTCTTGACAGTGTTGATGTCTCTTTAGGGTATGGCGAGTTTTTAGCAATCGTTGGACCGAATGGAGCAGGGAAGTCAAGTCTTTTAAGTGTTTTGGCAAATGAAGTAAAAGAAGGAAAAACTAATATTGTATTCAAAGAAAAATCTATTGCAGACTGGGCAGTAAAAGAGCTGTCTCAGCATAAAGCCAAGTTTTCGCAGCACAATTCCAATGAAATTCCTTTACAGGTAAAAGATGTAGTCATGATGGGAAGATATCCTTATTTTGACGCTCAGCCCGGTAAAGAAGATCTGGAGGCCATGAATAATATGATGTATGAAACAGATATTTTTCATCTGAAAGACAGAGATTACAACACCCTGTCCGGAGGAGAAAAGCAACGGGTACATCTTTCAAGAGTAATGGCACAATTACAGAACGAGATTACCCATAAGCTGGTTTTTCTGGATGAACCATTAAACAATTTGGATATAAAACATCAGTACAAGGCGTTGGAAATTATCAAAAATTTTACGAAAAAAGCCAACAGCGCCATTGTTGTTTTACATGATCTGAACCTTGCCGCACAATTTGCAGACAAGATTTTATTGATGAAATCAGGAAAAGTTTCCGCCTTTGGAACTCCACAAGAAGTTTTTACGGCAGAAAACATCAGCAAAGCCTATAATTTTCCCTGTACCATCTGCGGACACCCCATTACGAATAACCCAATGATCATTTTTGGATAA
- a CDS encoding FecCD family ABC transporter permease → MKTQSKLYFYLIISAILLGILAVVALYIGVYDFNGVSPFTVLSKFIEGDPDLSLSDKYVIWEVRTSRIIMAILVGSMLAVSGTTLQGLFKNPLATGEAIGLTSGATLLAAFAIVLGGHFKQYLPEIVQFSLVGISAFLGALLAMMLVYRISTSAGKTNVVMMLLSGVAITSIGFSITGFLIYISKDEQLRDLSFWNMGSLAAATWTKNIVLTVVMVISYAILLPKGKALNAMMLGERDAQHLGINVEKLKKQIVVITSLMIGTCVAFSGTIGFVGLIVPYILRLLFKSNYVFILPLSAVMGSILLLIADTISRSIVAPSELPIGILTSLIGGPIFIAILIKFKKSL, encoded by the coding sequence TTGAAAACACAAAGTAAACTATACTTTTATCTTATTATAAGTGCCATATTGTTGGGTATTCTGGCAGTGGTGGCACTTTATATCGGCGTTTATGATTTTAACGGGGTATCACCGTTCACGGTTTTAAGCAAGTTTATTGAAGGAGATCCGGATCTGTCGCTAAGTGATAAATATGTCATCTGGGAAGTAAGAACTTCCAGAATTATCATGGCCATTCTGGTGGGGAGTATGCTTGCCGTTTCAGGAACCACATTGCAGGGACTTTTTAAAAATCCATTGGCAACTGGTGAAGCAATTGGTTTAACGTCGGGAGCAACATTATTGGCTGCATTTGCTATTGTTTTGGGAGGGCATTTTAAGCAGTATCTTCCTGAAATTGTACAGTTTTCCCTGGTAGGGATTTCGGCTTTTTTAGGAGCTTTGCTGGCGATGATGCTGGTGTACAGAATTTCTACAAGTGCAGGAAAAACAAATGTGGTGATGATGCTTTTAAGTGGTGTTGCCATTACCTCCATAGGGTTTTCAATTACAGGATTCCTTATTTATATTTCAAAAGATGAACAGTTGAGAGACCTTTCATTCTGGAATATGGGAAGTCTGGCTGCTGCCACATGGACAAAAAATATCGTTTTAACAGTAGTTATGGTCATTTCTTATGCAATTTTACTTCCTAAAGGAAAGGCGTTGAATGCCATGATGTTGGGAGAAAGAGATGCTCAGCATTTGGGAATCAATGTAGAAAAACTGAAAAAACAGATTGTTGTTATCACTTCATTAATGATAGGTACATGCGTTGCATTTTCAGGAACAATTGGTTTTGTAGGTCTTATTGTACCTTATATTTTAAGACTTTTATTTAAATCAAACTACGTGTTCATTTTGCCGTTGTCAGCAGTTATGGGAAGTATTTTGCTTCTGATTGCCGATACCATCAGCAGAAGTATTGTGGCACCGTCAGAACTGCCTATCGGTATCTTAACCTCTTTGATCGGAGGGCCTATTTTTATTGCTATTTTAATTAAATTTAAAAAATCACTCTAA
- a CDS encoding heme/hemin ABC transporter substrate-binding protein, with translation MKKFILAASVLVAVYSCKKAEASTKENTTEATSEAPKTNNKIVTLNGGITEIVAALGHEKEIVGTDVTSTYPASLKATAKDLGHMRSMTIEPIMAVNPTLILASDKDINPELMGKIKSSGIQTEVFKQEYTVEGTKKLIEQVAKAIGNTDYQKLNDKIDADLKQVQPIAKKPKVLFIYARGNMLMVSGKNTPMASLIALAGGENAVTDFEDFKPLTPEAVVKANPDVLFFFETGLQGAGGNEGALKMPGVSQTNAGKNKKIIAMDGGLVSGFGPRLGEAAVGLNKLLIENTK, from the coding sequence ATGAAAAAATTCATCCTTGCAGCTTCTGTACTTGTAGCAGTATATTCCTGCAAAAAAGCAGAAGCATCAACGAAAGAAAATACAACAGAAGCTACTTCTGAAGCACCAAAAACCAACAATAAAATAGTAACATTAAACGGTGGAATTACTGAAATCGTAGCTGCTTTAGGCCATGAAAAAGAAATTGTAGGAACGGATGTTACCAGTACCTATCCCGCATCTTTAAAAGCTACGGCTAAAGATTTAGGGCACATGAGATCAATGACGATTGAGCCCATCATGGCTGTTAATCCTACTTTGATTCTGGCTTCTGATAAAGATATCAATCCGGAATTAATGGGGAAAATCAAATCTTCAGGAATTCAAACCGAAGTTTTCAAACAGGAATATACAGTAGAAGGTACTAAAAAACTTATTGAACAAGTAGCAAAAGCGATCGGAAATACAGATTATCAGAAACTAAATGATAAAATTGATGCTGACTTAAAGCAAGTACAGCCCATTGCTAAAAAACCAAAAGTATTGTTCATCTATGCAAGAGGAAATATGCTGATGGTAAGTGGTAAGAATACGCCAATGGCTTCATTGATCGCTCTTGCAGGAGGAGAAAATGCTGTAACTGATTTTGAAGACTTCAAACCATTGACACCTGAAGCCGTTGTAAAAGCGAATCCTGATGTACTGTTCTTCTTTGAAACAGGCCTGCAGGGAGCAGGAGGAAATGAAGGAGCTCTTAAAATGCCGGGCGTTTCCCAAACCAATGCCGGGAAAAATAAAAAGATCATAGCAATGGACGGAGGTTTAGTATCAGGTTTCGGACCGAGACTAGGAGAAGCAGCAGTAGGATTAAACAAACTTTTAATTGAAAACACAAAGTAA
- a CDS encoding HmuY family protein produces the protein MKYLKILSVLSIMAATQSCLSADEDPVPVPPMTGSEVNVKIGGPTEPNQVWIDLSDYTNPAVNSRTDWDLGFYTGDEFRVIMNGSLAMTVIKIPDATDISKVKDTDTASLKEIAQVGTFDAANMKYIDNPNGNFLTQTSGIDAIKENDADNPVYLINLGREIPSAANIGAGSVSLSGDPRGWKKIQILRVQNGYKIRYADVNATGADIKEYIITKDTEHNFSFFNLKTGTPVKIQPKKKKWDIAFTTFTNEVFMGPTTSAGSYFYADFVTTNTLNGVGAYQVSVTGNLDQAYTAFKLKDVEPAKFVFNDHRAIGDKWRTTTGTATNPVPFVYSDRFFVLKDAEGFYFKLRFNKMKDENGNRGYTNFEFEPL, from the coding sequence ATGAAGTATTTAAAAATATTATCTGTTCTTTCCATCATGGCTGCCACACAGTCTTGCCTCTCTGCAGATGAAGACCCGGTTCCGGTTCCTCCTATGACCGGATCAGAAGTGAATGTAAAAATCGGTGGCCCTACAGAACCTAATCAGGTTTGGATTGATCTGAGTGATTACACCAATCCGGCTGTTAACAGCAGAACAGATTGGGATCTTGGTTTTTATACAGGAGATGAATTTCGTGTAATTATGAACGGATCTCTTGCCATGACGGTTATTAAAATACCAGATGCTACCGATATCAGTAAAGTAAAAGATACTGATACAGCAAGCTTGAAAGAAATAGCTCAGGTGGGAACATTTGATGCTGCCAATATGAAATATATTGACAATCCTAACGGTAATTTTCTGACTCAGACTTCAGGAATTGATGCTATCAAAGAAAATGACGCTGATAATCCTGTTTATCTGATCAATCTTGGAAGGGAAATACCTTCAGCAGCCAATATCGGGGCAGGTTCCGTTTCATTGTCCGGTGATCCGAGAGGGTGGAAAAAAATTCAGATTCTAAGAGTTCAGAATGGATATAAAATCCGTTATGCTGATGTGAATGCAACAGGAGCTGATATCAAAGAATATATCATTACTAAAGATACAGAACACAACTTTTCGTTCTTCAACCTGAAAACAGGAACTCCGGTAAAAATTCAACCTAAGAAGAAAAAATGGGACATCGCGTTCACAACATTTACCAATGAAGTATTCATGGGACCTACAACCAGTGCAGGAAGCTACTTCTACGCAGATTTTGTAACTACTAATACATTGAATGGAGTAGGTGCTTACCAGGTAAGCGTTACAGGAAATCTGGATCAGGCTTACACTGCATTTAAACTGAAAGACGTTGAGCCTGCCAAATTTGTTTTTAATGATCATAGAGCCATTGGAGATAAGTGGAGAACTACTACCGGTACAGCAACCAATCCGGTTCCTTTTGTGTATTCAGACCGCTTCTTTGTGTTGAAAGACGCTGAAGGTTTCTACTTTAAACTGAGATTCAACAAAATGAAAGACGAAAACGGAAACCGTGGTTACACCAATTTTGAATTTGAACCTTTATAA
- a CDS encoding TonB-dependent receptor plug domain-containing protein — MKKKVLSVLSLSVAIWMNAQEKDSLNQKKIEEVVITGQYMQQSINKSIYKVDVIDAEQIKNMAATNVAEVLNQSLNIQITPDTRSGNSTANIMGLNGDYVKILIDNIPVVGDTGLGSNIDLTKITLSNIERIEIVKGSMGVEYGNGAVAGVINIITKKTSTKKVSVRGSVQEETVIDNYDLKKRGNGRHIQNLNIDYNISNEWFASINFNHNQFMGYEGESKGYKYFGQDNQRGYEWNPKDQYDASALLRYTKNKTTFFYKLSYLNENFNFYNPEVSRNPLNDGMGGVSYESRDRKYNTDRWVHQFNIQTNLGHIRYMGDFSYQNQDRKYYDYNYDIPNRAIKSRQDEKSYYKTDVIYSRGMFSNFLDSKVFDFQLGYELDYTNGYAALIAGDFFGEAVKRKIFTYSNFLSAEWNVSDRFSLRPGVRLSLSENFNNQYNYSLSARYKTSENSNLRAIVGSANRFPKYDELYTYFVNLNHDVQGNPDLNPEKGFSAGLFWNQNFSVDNGWKIAYGVDALYLDVRDRIEMVVVKQPSTYKYMNLNTYKNLLFSANVDVRKDQFALSLRGSVNGTSVSMNELTSSSPTDFQYLVQAGASATYKLKNTDTNFALYYKFTGPDRIYVSDGTGGFRLGKVDSFHMMDFIVSQPFWNKHFEISAGVKNIFDVTRLNSTAVAGSAHTAANGFVNLYYGRSYFARLMFQF; from the coding sequence ATGAAGAAGAAAGTGCTTTCCGTTCTATCATTATCCGTAGCCATATGGATGAATGCGCAAGAAAAGGATTCTCTTAATCAAAAGAAAATTGAAGAAGTTGTTATTACAGGACAGTACATGCAGCAGTCTATTAACAAATCCATATATAAGGTTGATGTCATTGATGCAGAACAGATTAAAAATATGGCAGCCACTAATGTTGCCGAGGTTTTAAATCAAAGTCTTAACATACAGATCACTCCGGATACCCGTTCAGGAAATTCCACCGCCAATATCATGGGACTTAATGGAGATTATGTGAAAATTCTTATAGATAATATTCCGGTAGTAGGAGATACAGGACTGGGAAGCAATATTGACCTTACCAAAATTACCTTAAGCAATATCGAAAGAATTGAAATTGTAAAAGGAAGTATGGGTGTAGAATATGGAAATGGTGCTGTTGCCGGGGTAATCAATATTATTACAAAGAAAACCAGTACAAAAAAAGTAAGTGTAAGAGGCTCCGTACAGGAAGAAACAGTGATAGACAATTACGATCTTAAGAAAAGAGGGAACGGAAGACATATTCAGAACCTGAATATAGATTATAATATCAGCAACGAATGGTTTGCAAGCATCAATTTCAACCATAATCAGTTTATGGGATATGAAGGAGAAAGCAAAGGCTACAAATATTTCGGACAGGATAACCAGAGAGGGTATGAGTGGAACCCGAAAGATCAGTATGATGCCTCAGCATTGTTAAGGTATACAAAAAATAAAACAACATTTTTCTACAAACTGTCCTATCTTAATGAGAATTTTAACTTCTACAACCCGGAAGTAAGCCGGAACCCGCTTAATGACGGAATGGGTGGAGTATCTTATGAAAGTAGAGACAGAAAGTACAATACTGACCGCTGGGTGCACCAGTTCAATATACAGACCAATCTGGGACATATCCGATACATGGGAGACTTCTCGTATCAGAATCAGGACAGAAAATATTATGACTACAATTACGATATTCCAAACAGAGCGATAAAGAGCCGTCAGGACGAAAAATCTTACTATAAAACAGATGTTATCTATTCAAGAGGAATGTTCAGTAATTTTCTGGATAGTAAAGTTTTTGATTTCCAGCTGGGTTATGAACTGGATTACACTAATGGTTATGCTGCTTTGATCGCCGGAGACTTCTTTGGTGAAGCAGTAAAAAGAAAGATATTCACCTATTCCAATTTCCTTTCTGCAGAATGGAACGTTTCAGACAGATTTTCTTTAAGACCGGGAGTAAGACTTTCCCTTAGTGAGAACTTTAACAATCAGTACAACTACTCTTTATCAGCAAGATATAAAACTTCCGAGAATTCAAATCTTAGAGCCATCGTGGGATCTGCAAACCGTTTTCCTAAATATGATGAGCTGTACACCTATTTTGTAAATCTTAACCATGATGTACAGGGAAATCCGGATTTAAATCCTGAAAAAGGGTTCTCAGCAGGACTTTTCTGGAATCAGAATTTTTCTGTAGATAATGGCTGGAAAATCGCTTACGGAGTGGATGCATTATATCTGGATGTGCGTGACAGAATTGAAATGGTAGTGGTAAAACAACCTTCTACCTACAAATACATGAACCTTAATACCTATAAAAACCTATTGTTCTCAGCCAACGTAGATGTCAGAAAAGATCAGTTTGCCCTGTCTTTAAGAGGTTCTGTAAACGGTACGTCGGTATCAATGAATGAATTAACATCTTCTTCTCCTACAGATTTCCAGTATTTGGTACAGGCAGGAGCTTCAGCAACCTATAAACTTAAAAATACTGATACCAATTTTGCTCTTTACTACAAATTCACAGGTCCGGACAGAATTTATGTATCTGACGGAACAGGTGGTTTCCGTCTGGGAAAAGTAGACAGCTTCCATATGATGGATTTTATTGTAAGCCAGCCTTTCTGGAATAAGCATTTTGAAATTTCTGCCGGGGTAAAAAATATATTTGATGTAACAAGATTAAACTCTACAGCAGTTGCCGGCTCAGCCCATACAGCAGCGAATGGGTTTGTTAATTTATACTATGGCAGAAGCTATTTTGCCCGATTAATGTTTCAATTTTAA